From Mumia sp. ZJ1417:
GTCGTCCGCGCCGTGCGTCCCGACGGCGCGCCCGCGGGGTCCGCAGGCGCTCAGCGCAGCCAGATCACGGACTGCACGAGCACGGGCGCGACGATCAGCGCCGGGAGCATGTCACCCACCGCGATCGGGCGGATGTTGAGCAGCCGCAGGGCGACTCCGATGAGCAGCACGCCACCCGTCGCCGTCAGGGCGATGACGTGCGGCTCGGGCACGAACGAGCCCATGACCGCACCGAGGATCGTGAACCCGCCCTGGATCACACCCACCGCGAGGGCCGACGCCATCACCCCGACGCCGAGCGAGGCGGCGAACGCGATCGCCGCGAATCCGTCGAGCGCCGACTTGAGCAGCAGCTGCTGCGCGCCGCCGCCGAGCCCGTCGGTGATCGACCCGAGGATGGTGAGCGGCCCGACGCAGAAGACCAGCGACGCCGTCATGAATCCTTCGACGAAACGTGCACGCGCCCCCTCGTCGGCGGCACCGCCCATCCGTGCCTGGAGGACGACGCCGACATGCTCGAGGCGGTGCTCGATCCGCAGCAGCGAGCCGATGAACCCGCCGAGGACGACGGCCCCCAGCACGATCAGCACCGGCGCGCTCGGCCCCACGGCGTCGGACAGGAGCCGGTCGGTGACCGCGACGGCCGACAGGGCGGCGATGAGCAGGGTCACGAGCCCGAGGCCGTCGGTGACGACGGCGCGGGTGCGTGCGGGAAGCCGGTGGCCGACCAGGAGCCCGATGCCCGACCCGGCCAGCACTGCGAGCACGTTCACGACCGTCCCAGCCCCGATGAACACTGGCTCTCCTCGGCTCGTCCGGGTGCCGCCCCGACCTTGTGACAGGAGCGCCCACCACGGCGTAGTGTTTCACCCTTGACTCGACCCGAGGGGGGCCTGGTGGCACGTATGCCGCTGGAGGTGCGTGAGGCGGTTCCCGCCGACGCGAAGACACTGATCGACCTCTGGAGGGTGTGCGTGTCGGGAGACCCGGGCACGGCTGAAGCGACCACGATGACGGTGGTTGCCTGGCAAGAGCCCTCGGTCGCCGAGGCCACCGAGGCCCTGGGGCTCCTCGATACCGATGCGCGCCGACGCCTGTGCGTGGCGACGATCGCCGACCAGGTGGTCGGTGCGATCCAGGTCGAGCTGGCCCCGCAGACACCGCTCCACCTGAGCAGCATGGTCATCGTGAGCGAGCTGCACGTCCATCCGCGCTTCCGCCGCCGAGGGATCGCGTCCTCGCTGATGAGCGTCGCCGTCGACTGGGCCGAGGACGCCGGCTCGAGCCTGGTGTACGCGTGGGCGCCGTCCGCCTCCCGCGACGCCCACCGGTTCCTCACGCGGATCGGTTTCGGCCAGTTCGCGACCGTACGCGCAGCCCGGGTGCGGATCCTGCGCGCCCGTGCTGCGGGGCGGGCGAGCGGGCGGAGCACTGGGAGGCTGATCGCGGTGCGTCGCTCCCTGCTCCGTACGCACGACGCGCTGGCCCGGACCGCCCGCGAGTGACCGCCCGCGACCGACGTCACGCGGCTGGCCGCCCGACGAACGGGGGCGCGATCCGCGTCGGTGGCGACCGTTAGAGTCGGTGCGTGGACTCGACCAGCACCGCTGACCCTGCTCTCGCCGACTCCGGCCGCCTCCTCCTCATCGACGGCCACTCGGTGGCCTACCGGGCCTTCTTCGCCCTCCCCGTCGAGAACTT
This genomic window contains:
- a CDS encoding GNAT family N-acetyltransferase, which gives rise to MPLEVREAVPADAKTLIDLWRVCVSGDPGTAEATTMTVVAWQEPSVAEATEALGLLDTDARRRLCVATIADQVVGAIQVELAPQTPLHLSSMVIVSELHVHPRFRRRGIASSLMSVAVDWAEDAGSSLVYAWAPSASRDAHRFLTRIGFGQFATVRAARVRILRARAAGRASGRSTGRLIAVRRSLLRTHDALARTARE
- a CDS encoding DUF554 domain-containing protein — encoded protein: MFIGAGTVVNVLAVLAGSGIGLLVGHRLPARTRAVVTDGLGLVTLLIAALSAVAVTDRLLSDAVGPSAPVLIVLGAVVLGGFIGSLLRIEHRLEHVGVVLQARMGGAADEGARARFVEGFMTASLVFCVGPLTILGSITDGLGGGAQQLLLKSALDGFAAIAFAASLGVGVMASALAVGVIQGGFTILGAVMGSFVPEPHVIALTATGGVLLIGVALRLLNIRPIAVGDMLPALIVAPVLVQSVIWLR